The genomic window TAAGCTAGAATActgttccaaaatgaataactgcTAAACAGTGGAGCATATTTTGTGCTGCAATATTGACTCGGGGAATGATTAAATCAAAAGTTCCAATTGAAAATGAGCTACAACGTTCATTGTGACCATAAATATAGTATTTGTGTATTTGTCACTAATTTAGTTGTTGATTTTACATATAATGACAGTCTTCATTTCACACCTGCCCTCAATTTGCCCAATAGCTCTTTCTGGTTTGATGCTAGGCAGTCTTGGATATGGGGCAATCACTACTGAACCAAGCTGCTTGTCACCGACAGCACAGAATTGCATAGTGACTACAATACcgaagcagaccattcagcccaactagccTGTGTCATTTATGCTCTACATGAGGTTTCTTTCCACTCCTTTTCATCTGGCCTTAATGGCATACCTTGCTATTCTTttctcaaagaacagtacagcacaggaacaagtccttcagcccaccaagtctgtgctgacacagatgcctctctaatattttcttgactCTAcatggcctatatccctctattcccagcctattatgtatccatccagatacctcttgaacgttgttgtaGAATctagcttccaccacctcccctggcagagtGTTCCAGGTATTcgccactctgtgtgaaaaacttgccccttacatctcttttaaactttccccctctcactttcatccTATGCCCCCAAGCaattgaccctttgagcctgggaaaaagactgattatccactctatccaagcctgttataatcttgtaaacctccatcaggacacccccatcttcccccatcctccgacgctccaatgaaaacagttcAAGTtcattcaacctttcttcatagtccatatcctccaaaccaggcaacatgctggtaaatcaGCATCCTTTCGGTAGCGTGGCAACCAGAGTGTGTTCTCACTCATGTTTACCTGGCTTTCTCTTAAACAGTTCCGAGGCTATTCACCTCAGCTGCTCCTTGTGGTCGTACTTGAGATGAATCCAGGTTTTAGAAAGACTCCCTGGACGGCTGGAAGGATTGAAGTGCTTAGCCATGTATttcagggggatgtggggggcagCTCAAGAACATTAACACTAGTCCAATCACCTCTGTAACTTACCTTTTGCGCACTCTCCATTTGTTTTCCTTGGGTTTAATTGGCTGATTTAGTATAGCCTATAGATCAAGGCTTAAACTTTTCTGATAAATATATGCACAGAGACACATACATATACATACACTACACGTCTGCACATTTATTCATTGGAACAATGAACAGAGTGGCCCAGAACTTGCAAGCTGCAGGACAGCATCTCTCATATCTGGAAGGTATTCCAAAGATGCGCTGTGcaataccacccccccaccccctgcccaaaGTTCCAGTAAGGATTTCATGGCAGTTATCCAGGAAGTTCAAACTCCTGATGGGCAATTGCCCTGCTTTGGGAACTATCCagaaatgcaatttaaattgcaaacttaaGATGATTATGATAGTCATACAGCAGTAGTGACCCAGAAAatattagaagaattaaaactacTTCTATCCTCTGGGTAACTATTTTActcacctccccaaccccctacaAGACTCGTGACTACAGCTGCTCACTTAACACTGAAACTTGCcatcatctccccctcccccagcaaatCCTGCCTCCCGCCCACTTATCTTTACTTCTCCCTGGCTTCTGAGTGGCTGGACTTTTAAATTGCCCTCAGCCATGAGCCTTGAGAGCCTGCTGCATTGCACATATCTTTGAGTTGGGATTTGAATGAGAGAAGTATCTAGATTTTAAGGTAAATAATTACAAGCAGTGTGGCAATCCAGTTCAGTTACCACTCCACCAGATGTTACAGGCCAACATGTCTCCACTTTATCAGTTTGATAGTAATATATTCAACTTTTAATTTACATTCTGTCTTTCGTTATATACCTTTAATATGCCGTGCCTGAACTTTTTCATTAGTTTGAGAATTATGCCAGAGATTATTTCTTTCTAATCATTCCTGCAATAATTTAAACTTTATTCCTATTTGTAGTTTTTCTTAACCAGAGTACTTTAGATATAAATTCCAGCAAAGGAATGAAACTGAAGAAgagaggtggtggaggtggatttggGTATCAGAAGGCCAAAAATGTTCGTAAAGCGAAGATCTTCAAGCAAATTGGCAAGAATAAATCAGACAACAGACAGTTTTCCCGTTAGATTGCTCTACCACAGTATTCTTTTTTGAAGCCACCAGGAATAGGATTTTCCTCTGAATTAAGTGCTTTCGCGTAAACCAGTTTTGGCAACTTTCTTCGGACCCACACTGATAAAGCGATCCGTAACTGACTTGTAGTCACAGTTTTACACATGTAAAGCTATTATTTTTACACACTTACTCCTTCTAGAATTTACtatttaagtgagtttaatttgaACATGAAAGCCCTGTTAATAATGAATCTTTAAATTGTGACCGCCTTGGAATACATATTCAAACAGCTCATTGACAGATCTTGTACTCTGATTCAACAAAGCGTTTCCCGTTCAGCTGATGTATTGTTTAAAGAAAACATTTAACAGGGCCAGAGACATTGATAGCTTTGTGTCTCATTGAATAAGTAACTAGGGATGTATATAAAATTGTCTGCTTTTCTGACTATAATAAACCATTCCATCTTTGTTTAATCTACATGTAAAAATTGTTGCAGTGTCATCCAAAGAGGAAAAAACTATTAGGATTCTTGTAAGAGTTTGATGCCATTTGGTGGTCTTCAAGTACTTGCAGACTATAAAACTTTGTTCTTGTTTTGCAGTCCCATTTTTGCTACAATTTACAGCGACGTGTACTGTTGTTACTTTGTCTTCTCAGCAGTAAATCTAAAATCATTTGATTTCCTCAACTATTTTGGTAAATTTTGTATTGTGCTCTGttaatttaatttcagtttgaaaataccataagcttctTGTAAATATTTGGTGTCAACATTAGATATACTAAACAGTGCTTCCTAAACTGTTTCCTGGTATGGCCCCATTTAATACTTCGTACCGTATGCGACCCCAAGTGGAATTGGAAGCTTCAGCTGCTGAGTGGTgggaaggggcagtgggggaTTTGTTCCTGAGCAGTGGGGACATGGGGAGAAGTTCAAAGTGGTGGGAATTGCTTAAACTGCaggggttttttaaaataaaCGAATTTTGcaggggttttttttttgcagcacCAATCGGGCCCCTGAAATCTGTCTAGAAAGAAAAGCAAGGGTTTAAGAAGTATCACAGCTTTTAGCATCGAGTCAGAGCTCCATTGCAGCCTCAGTACTTGCCACCCTAAAATCCTGCTTCGGGAACCCACTGGGGGTTGCAAAGCACTGTTTGGGAAGCTCTCCATTGGATGCAGAAAGAGCTCTCAATCTCAAATTCATCCCAACTGCAAAATTACATACAtcgcttgggtggcacagtggttggcactgctgcctcacagcgccagggacccgggttcgcttcctggcttgggtcaccgtgagaagtctgcacgttctctctgtgtctgcgtgggtttcctccaggtgctccggtttcctcccactgtcggaAAGAttggctggttaggtgccttagccatgctaaattctctgtgtatctgaacaggcgctagagtgtggtgaccaggggattttcacggtaacttcattgcaatgttaatgtaagcctatttgtgacactaataaattaacaaacttaaaaaaacttatatacatatatatcccGTCTTCCTCCTCATACTGTCACATTTCTTCAACTTGctcattttttttctctgtgtAAACGTTATGGTCCTGCTGTCGCCTCGGCTAAGCTTTACACTCATTTCTTTCAGAGTTGATTTActacatttgtttttttttacattttttgaAAGGTGGGAAGACAAAATGTGCCTGGTCAAAAGTGAGGAGTTGACCATTTGAGACTGTAACGTTTACAGGTGGAGGAGAAGCCGAGAGATAGGCCTCATGTCAAAAACACTGGGAGATGCTGGTTTCACTTGAGGGCTGTTGTTTAAATAGGCACAATGCAATACCATTGGGCTATCATTTCGATGCCATATTTACCTTTACAGTCAAATTTGATTGTTTTAAATCAAAGGAATAAGCTTTGCAAATTGCAGTGACTGCATTTAAGATGACTTCAATTGCATTGCTAATTTATCAACTCTTAGATCTAAAGTTGTGACAAAATCATAAATGGTGTTAGCATAGCAATTTTGTGTTGATGTAGTGACAACTGGAAATTGACAGCTATTACCACATCTTTCCTCATCACATACTGGTCTTCATTCATGGGGATATTGatgtggtaagaagtttaacgacaccaggttaaagtccaacaggtttatttggtagcaaaagccacacaagctttcggagctctaagccccttcttcaggtgagtgggaattctgttcacaaacagagcatataaagacacaaactcaatttacatgaataatggttggaatgcgaatatgtctttatatgctctgtgaacagaattcccactcacctgaagaaggggcttagagctccgaaagcttgtatggcttttgctaccaaataaacctgttggactttaacctggtgttgttaaacttcttaatgtgtttaccccagtccaacgccggcatctccacatcacgatatTGATGTGTCCAGACATCAGGCAATGATTTTCACCAAACTTCAATTATGTTTTGCCATTTCCTTTTCGGAACCATCTCGTTGTGAGACCGTGTCTACAAAAATGCTAGAATCAGTTCAAGACATTTCTACTTGAAGATTTGGATGCGGTAATGACTTTCCAGCCTGGCTGGAAAAAATAATTCAACTTCTCAGTTTGCATTTGGCGTGTTTTACTGAAAGTTAACTCTCGGGCAATTCTTAATTATTTTTTGTTTCGCTGCTTTCTTAATGATAAGACCAAAATCATGTACGATACAATGGACATAAGGATAGTGGGTTGAGATACTTGGCAGCCCGGTACCAGATCCagcacttcccccccacccccactcctcttCATTTTCCTCTTGAACCGTCCAATTTATCCCTGTAGACAGAAGTCATCCATCAGTTTGGTCCTCACATACATTCCTTGTTGAATTATAAGGCCCCACGTCTCTCTTCTTGACCTAGTCGTGTAGAATAGATTCCCAATGCGTTTTCGTTCCTTTAATGTCATTCACCttgaaatagaaactagaagcaggagtaggccattcggtccttcgagtctgctccgccattcattgaatTCTCTccgcttccccccgcccccccccccatcccatcccatcccatccctttatccccaagagctatatctaattcttgaaatcagacaacgttttggcctcgatTACATTCACATTTTTTGTCTGCATCCAAATTTTGTCACATATCTGATCGCATTCACAAAAAATACCACGTCAAGTCCAGTTTGTCCGTCTCCTGTGTCAGTCTCTCCTTTATATCTATCAGGGTCACGAGAAGATTTAATATTTAGATTCTTAAGGTAAGGAAGGTAAACCCAATATTTTGGTTGCCACATAATGCTCTCAGAATGGCAGAGGAACATGACGGGAAGTAAGTGCATGTTAGAGAAAGTGACAATTTCAGAGCTGCCGGGTTTCCTCTCTGGGAAAGCAGCTCCTAACTTAGCATAAATCGAAAAATGGCCATTTTCCTTTCGCTGCAGATTTAACGAATCTAAATACTAATGTTAAAATTATTCTCGTGCCTCCAGTGTACATAATAAATCAGTGTCTAGAGCAGAAGGAAACAATACCAGTGTGTAAAGATCCGTAGACAGAGACAATTCCCCTCTGGAAATGCGTTTCTTGCATCTCTCCTCATCAACATGATGGTGACAGAGGAGGTTTTGTGTCACAAATTGCTCAGTACTTGAGCGGAATTTGCATAGAGCGGCGGTCCGTCGCTTATTGGGTGTAAACCTTCTTGGGGAAGCTTTGAAATGGTAATGTTTAAAagctggctctctctctcccatgttCGGTTAATGCAGACGCACCAACTGAAAAAAAAGTCATTGACCAAACAAAAGATATTGGGCCATGATTCGTTGTGGAATTGTCGGGAAATTGCGCATTATTTCCGAATGATCAGCTATTTTATGGAACAAACGTGAGCTTGTTTAGCCAGGCAACGCTGGGAATCATGTACATCAACGGATCCTTGCTCCTAAATGGAAGCTCGGAGGACAGCAGACTGAAGGAGGGGTCTTTTGCTGTCTTGAGCATCCTGGTCGTGTCTCTGTTGAGCCTCCTCATCATCGCCACCTTCGTGTGGAACTTGCTGGTGTTGGTAACCATCCTGAGAGTGAAGACCTTTCACCGGGTCCCGCACAACCTGGTGGCCTCCATGGCTGTGTCCGATGTGATGGTCGCTGCCTTGGTGATGCCTCTCAGCCTGGTCAATGAGCTGCTGGGCCGCCGCTGGAGGCTGGGCAGGCTCCTCTGCCACATCTGGATTTCCTTCGATGTGCTCTGCTGCACGGCTAGCATCTGGAACGTGACTGCCATCGCCCTGGACAGGTTCTGGTCCATCACCCGGCACCTGGAGTACACCTTAAAGACCCGCAAAAGGATCTCCAACATCATGATCGTCCTGACCTGGGCTCTTTCCGCTGTCATCGCCTTCTCTCCCCTCTTTGGCTGGGGAGAGGCTTACTCCCCCGACCAGGAGAACTGTCAGGTCAGCCAGGAACCCTCCTACACCATCTTCTCAACCTGCGGCGCCTTCTACCTGCCACTTTGCGTGGTTCTGTTCGTTTACTTTAAGATCTATAAGGCTGCCAAGTTTAGGATCGGGAGCCACAGGAGGAATGTTGTGGTACCCATGCCTGAAATACTGCAGGTAACAGAGTCTCCGCTCCATGCTCTTCGAGGCATTTGTCGTGTACGGATTGCTACTCAGTATTATATCCAATGACCATAAATACACTTTAAGACGCACTTCTATCAGACACTAACAGTTTCACCATGAGTCAGTAACACAACATTCTACCCTTTGGCAAAATGACTATTCTGCTATCACCCGGTTCAGTGGATTAGATTATTAGAACGATAATTAAATATATAGGCAAATTATTTCATCTAATGCGAAAAAAAATACAT from Mustelus asterias chromosome 14, sMusAst1.hap1.1, whole genome shotgun sequence includes these protein-coding regions:
- the LOC144504135 gene encoding 5-hydroxytryptamine receptor 5A-like; translation: MYINGSLLLNGSSEDSRLKEGSFAVLSILVVSLLSLLIIATFVWNLLVLVTILRVKTFHRVPHNLVASMAVSDVMVAALVMPLSLVNELLGRRWRLGRLLCHIWISFDVLCCTASIWNVTAIALDRFWSITRHLEYTLKTRKRISNIMIVLTWALSAVIAFSPLFGWGEAYSPDQENCQVSQEPSYTIFSTCGAFYLPLCVVLFVYFKIYKAAKFRIGSHRRNVVVPMPEILQVKEASHQPQMECAVRHAALTFQADGEAWRQQKEKKAAVMVGILIGVFVLCWIPFFITELISPLCSCSIPPIWKSIFVWLGYSNSFFNPLIYTAFNKNYNNAFRYLFIKQR